A window of the Methanothrix sp. genome harbors these coding sequences:
- a CDS encoding PhoU domain-containing protein encodes METRKVQRTGKSTFIVSLPKGWAVRNNIKPGSIIYITQGESGDLILSPERTSQNLKVKLDIGEKSGEALIREIIGCYLSGYRTIEVVSPYMTPEQKRDLHQIVSKLIGPEILEETGNKVLIHDLLNSEELPSDRALRRLRTVVRSMVQDAIDSLIGMKKNLAQDVLQRDDDVDRLNLLVSRQFTEMLRTGALSQSSIDVITAFNYALAASNLERIADHAHAIASLVIEHSMSVPDEMALELSRISSIISGLIDESISALLNRNTETANSIIERTEEIREEAMRNLEPVISRSSTEVNQEEIMMRMVVSSSIARFLDHIKNIGEFTINMTHAQLHKS; translated from the coding sequence TGTGAGAAACAACATCAAGCCAGGGTCCATAATCTACATCACACAGGGTGAGAGCGGGGATCTCATACTCTCGCCTGAGCGGACGAGCCAGAACCTGAAGGTGAAGCTGGATATCGGGGAGAAGTCTGGAGAGGCTTTGATCAGAGAAATCATCGGATGCTATCTTTCAGGGTACAGAACGATCGAGGTGGTCTCCCCCTACATGACGCCGGAGCAGAAGAGGGACCTACACCAGATCGTGAGCAAGCTGATCGGTCCTGAGATACTCGAGGAGACGGGGAACAAGGTTCTGATTCATGATCTCCTTAACTCTGAGGAGCTCCCCTCGGACAGGGCACTCAGGCGGCTCAGGACAGTCGTGAGATCGATGGTACAGGACGCGATAGACTCTCTGATAGGGATGAAGAAGAACCTCGCACAGGATGTGTTACAGCGCGATGACGACGTGGACAGACTCAATCTGCTCGTATCACGCCAGTTCACCGAGATGCTCAGGACCGGCGCGCTATCTCAGAGTTCTATCGATGTCATCACCGCCTTCAACTACGCGCTCGCTGCATCCAACCTGGAGAGGATCGCAGATCATGCACACGCCATAGCAAGCCTGGTCATCGAGCACAGTATGTCAGTCCCCGATGAAATGGCTCTGGAGCTCTCGAGGATCTCATCGATAATCAGCGGTCTCATAGATGAGTCGATATCGGCGCTGCTCAACAGAAACACGGAGACGGCGAACTCGATAATAGAGCGGACCGAGGAGATACGCGAGGAGGCGATGAGGAACCTCGAGCCCGTGATATCCAGATCCTCAACAGAGGTGAACCAGGAGGAGATCATGATGAGAATGGTGGTGTCTAGCAGCATCGCGAGGTTCCTGGATCACATAAAGAACATCGGCGAGTTCACCATCAATATGACACATGCCCAGCTCCACAAATCGTGA